In Rutidosis leptorrhynchoides isolate AG116_Rl617_1_P2 chromosome 2, CSIRO_AGI_Rlap_v1, whole genome shotgun sequence, one genomic interval encodes:
- the LOC139888355 gene encoding U-box domain-containing protein 45-like, which translates to MGKLQQNNLASVVLDHHQSNTGVWSSFRRKIIDTMRCGGYRHHHRHTVQSQVIGKKTECRSDVNEKNNENLKNNCNVKNKKSDKLSELLMMSELLEEEEEAVKKKVETLEDLKAVVKRLQCGGNDDVLSAAKDVRRLAKEDSGARTTLALLGAIPPLVGMLVSDDLDSQIAGLYALLNLGIGNDTNKAAIVKAGAVHKMLDLIKSPSEVPNPDVSAAIVANFLGLTALDSNKPIIGSSGAISFLVKTFINSTEGKVDKQVVQDCLRALYNLSILPTNVLPMIEINDFVSLLLTTLGDMEVSDRILSILSNVVSTPEGRKAFSSVHDSFVILVDVLSWNDSPNCQEHATYILMVMAHKSYRDRQAMIESGVSSSLLELTLLGSTLAQKRASRILEILRTDKGKQVSETFVATMGSNVSEPLYGSANSRSMRSKDPKDSEDDRMMSDENKAVKHLVQQSLHTNMRRIVKRANLQQDFVPSERFRSLTSMSTSKSLPF; encoded by the exons ATGGGAAAACTTCAACAAAACAACCTTGCATCAGTTGTTCTTGACCACCATCAATCCAACACCGGCGTATGGTCATCATTTCGCCGCAAAATCATCGACACGATGAGATGTGGTGGTTACCGTCACCATCATCGTCACACAGTTCAGTCTCAGGTGATCGGAAAGAAAACAGAATGCAGATCTGATGTGAATGAGAAGAATaatgaaaatttaaaaaataattGTAATGTTAAAAATAAAAAGTCCGACAAGTTGTCGGAGTTATTAATGATGTCGGAGTTATTGGAGGAAGAAGAGGAAGCGGTGAAGAAAAAGGTGGAAACTTTGGAAGACTTGAAAGCGGTGGTGAAGCGGTTGCAGTGCGGTGGGAACGATGACGTTTTGAGTGCCGCGAAAGATGTACGGAGATTAGCGAAAGAAGATTCCGGTGCTAGAACGACGTTAGCTTTGCTCGGAGCAATTCCGCCGTTGGTCGGAATGCTTGTTTCCGATGATCTTGATTCCCAAATTGCTGGTCTCTATGCACTGTTAAATCTTGGAATAGGAAATGACAC GAACAAAGCTGCAATTGTTAAAGCAGGAGCAGTACACAAGATGCTTGATCTAATTAAATCTCCAAGTGAAGTTCCTAACCCTGATGTGTCAGCAGCAATTGTTGCCAATTTTCTCGGATTGACTGCACTTGACTCGAACAAACCTATTATCGGATCATCCGGAGCCATTTCGTTTTTGGTCAAAACTTTCATAAATTCGACCGAAGGTAAGGTCGATAAACAAGTAGTTCAAGATTGTTTGCGGGCGCTTTACAATTTATCTATCTTGCCTACTAATGTATTGCCAATGATCGAAATTAATGATTTTGTGTCACTTTTATTGACAACACTGGGAGATATGGAAGTTAGTGATAGAATATTGTCAATTTTAAGCAATGTGGTATCGACTCCTGAAGGGCGAAAGGCATTTAGTAGTGTTCATGATTCATTTGTTATATTGGTTGATGTTTTAAGTTGGAATGATTCACCTAATTGTCAAGAACACGCGACTTACATTTTGATGGTAATGGCTCATAAATCGTATAGAGATAGGCAAGCAATGATTGAGTCGGGAGTTTCATCTTCTCTTCTCGAGTTAACACTCCTAGGAAGCACTTTAGCACAAAAACGAGCTTCTAGAATTTTAGAAATTTTAAGGACAGATAAAGGGAAACAAGTGTCGGAAACATTTGTAGCAACCATGGGTTCAAATGTTTCCGAGCCCTTATATGGTTCTGCAAATTCCAGGTCAATGAGGTCGAAAGATCCTAAGGATTCAGAGGATGATAGAATGATGAGTGACGAGAACAAAGCGGTTAAACATTTGGTACAACAAAGTTTGCATACTAACATGAGAAGGATCGTAAAAAGGGCGAATTTGCAACAAGATTTTGTGCCATCCGAGCGTTTTAGATCACTCACATCAATGTCAACTTCAAAGAGTTTGCCATTTTGA